One region of Pseudomonas alvandae genomic DNA includes:
- the aldA gene encoding aldehyde dehydrogenase, which yields MTEIINYQNFIANAFIPSDPSIEVHNPANGALLARVPEASGEQVEAAIAAARKAQKSWAARPAIERAGYLRKIASKVRDNAERLAHIITAEQGKVLGLARVEVNFTADYLDYMAEWARRLEGEVLTSDRAGESIFLLRKPLGVVAGILPWNFPFFLIARKMAPALVTGNTIVIKPSEETPINCFEFARLVAETDLPAGVFNVVSGTGATVGHNLTRHAGIDLISFTGSVGTGSRIMAAAAPNITKLNLELGGKAPAIVLADADLDLAVKAITASRVINTGQVCNCAERVYVERKVADQFIEQIAAAMAATRYGDPLAEDNLDMGPLINQAALDKVARMVTIAKEQGAEVVTGGAVADKGQGFHYQPTVLAGCGGEMAIMRQEIFGPVLPIQIVEGLDEAIALANDSEYGLTSSIYTRSLSAAMRASNELDFGETYINRENFEAMQGFHAGARKSGIGGADGKHGLYEYTHTHVVYIQV from the coding sequence ATGACCGAGATCATCAATTACCAGAACTTCATCGCCAACGCCTTCATTCCCAGCGACCCAAGCATTGAGGTGCACAACCCGGCCAACGGCGCTTTACTGGCGCGGGTGCCCGAAGCCAGCGGCGAGCAAGTCGAAGCGGCGATTGCCGCAGCGCGCAAGGCGCAAAAAAGCTGGGCCGCCCGCCCGGCCATCGAGCGCGCCGGCTACCTGCGCAAAATCGCCAGCAAAGTGCGCGACAACGCCGAACGACTCGCCCATATCATCACCGCCGAGCAAGGCAAAGTGCTGGGATTGGCGCGGGTGGAAGTCAACTTCACCGCCGATTACCTGGACTACATGGCCGAGTGGGCACGGCGCCTTGAGGGCGAGGTGCTGACCAGCGACCGCGCTGGCGAAAGCATATTCCTGCTGCGCAAGCCCCTGGGTGTGGTGGCCGGTATCCTGCCGTGGAATTTTCCGTTCTTCCTGATCGCTCGCAAGATGGCGCCGGCGCTGGTGACCGGTAATACCATTGTGATCAAGCCCAGCGAAGAAACGCCCATCAACTGCTTCGAGTTTGCCCGTCTGGTGGCCGAGACCGACCTGCCGGCCGGGGTGTTCAATGTCGTCAGCGGCACGGGGGCGACCGTGGGGCATAACCTGACCCGCCATGCCGGCATCGACTTGATCAGCTTCACCGGCAGCGTCGGCACCGGCTCGCGGATCATGGCCGCGGCGGCGCCGAACATCACCAAGCTCAACCTGGAACTCGGCGGCAAGGCGCCGGCCATCGTGCTGGCGGACGCCGACCTGGACCTCGCGGTCAAGGCGATCACGGCTTCGCGGGTGATCAACACCGGGCAAGTCTGCAACTGCGCCGAGCGGGTGTATGTCGAGCGCAAGGTCGCCGATCAGTTCATCGAGCAGATCGCCGCCGCGATGGCCGCGACCCGCTACGGCGACCCGTTGGCCGAGGACAATCTGGACATGGGGCCGCTGATCAACCAGGCGGCGCTGGACAAGGTTGCGCGGATGGTCACCATTGCCAAGGAGCAGGGGGCTGAAGTGGTCACGGGCGGCGCGGTGGCCGACAAGGGCCAGGGCTTCCATTACCAGCCGACGGTGCTGGCTGGGTGTGGTGGCGAGATGGCGATCATGCGCCAGGAGATCTTCGGCCCGGTGCTGCCGATCCAGATTGTCGAAGGCCTGGACGAAGCCATCGCCCTGGCCAATGACAGCGAGTACGGCCTGACGTCATCGATCTACACCCGCAGCCTGAGTGCCGCCATGCGCGCGAGCAACGAGCTGGATTTCGGCGAAACCTACATCAATCGAGAGAACTTCGAAGCGATGCAGGGCTTCCATGCCGGGGCGCGCAAGTCCGGCATTGGCGGCGCGGACGGCAAGCACGGCTTGTATGAGTACACCCATACCCACGTGGTTTACATCCAAGTGTGA